The Roseomonas marmotae genome segment ACGATGGGAATGGAGAAGCTCGAGTGCGATTTTTCGCTGGTTTCCTACGACCGCGATGTGCTCTCGCTGTTCGGCGTGGCCGAAGGCGCGCAGGTTCCCTTCGTGGCCCGCGAGGCACTCGAGAGCTTCGACGGCACGGTGACGCCTGTCGTGCACACGATGCGCGGCAAGATCCGCGAAATTGATCCGGGCACCAGCAAGGCAGGCGACAAGCCGAGCCTCAAGGTGACTGTCGCACTCACCTACTACAAGCTCGAACACGGCGGCAAGGTCGTGCACGAGATCGACGTGGAAAACATGGTGCGCACCATCAACGGCACGGATGCACTCGCGGCAATTCGTGGAGCAATCGGCCTGTAGAATCTGGCCGTGTGCCAACCAACAGCCCGGCCCACACAGCCGGGCATTTTTTTAGAAGGATCAAATCATGATCGAGGGATCTGTAAGCATCGAACTGAGCCGCCCGCTCGACATCTCTGGGGCGAAGGTTTCCGTGCTCCAGATGAGGGAGCCGACCGTTGAGGATCAGCTCGTGGCTGACAAGATGGGCGGGGACAACCGGCAGACGGAAATCGTCCTGTTTGCGAACCTCTGCGGCGTCACGCCGGACGACATCAAGCACATGAGCCTGCGCGATTACCGAAAGGTCCAGCAGGCATTCATGGGTTTTATCAACTGACCAGCAACGCCGTGAGGCAGGGAGCACTAGCACTTGCCTCATACACGGGCTGGTCGGCAAAAGAGATCATGAGCATGAGCACGAGCCGCTTTATCTGGTGGCTCGAAGGACTGCCGAAAAATGGCTGACAAAAAATTCTCCGCACTAGTCACGATCGGCGGCACTGTCGCCAGTTCCTTGCTGTCTTCGATCGGGCAGACGCAGGGCAAGGTGCGCGACCTCGGCGCGGAACTGCGCGAGCTCAAAGCGCGCCAGTCAGATCTGGGGAAGGCCATGAGCCAGAACCCCGGAAGCGGCATCGAAGAAGCGACAAGGCAATACGCCGAGCTGGGGCAGCAGATCGACCGCACCCGCACCAAGATCGAGCGCCTCCGCACCGCGCAGGATCGCTTGGCGCGCGGCAAGGCCATGATGGCGAGCGGCAGCATCATGATCGGCTCGGCGATGGCAAGCGCGGCCACCCTCGGCGCCCCAGTCATGCAGGCTGCCGAATTCGAGACGGCCATGCTCGGCGTCGCCAAGCAGGTCGAGGGCGCGAGGGACGAGAACGGCAAGCTCACCGACGTGTACTACAACATGCGCGGCGAGATCCAGAAGCTCGCGCGCGAGATCCCGACCGCCACCAACGACATCGCGGACATGGTCGCGGCTGGCGCCAGAATGGGCGTGGCGCGGGATGAGCTGATCGGGTTCACGCGAACCGCCGCAATGATGAGCGCCGCATTCGAGCTCCCTGCCGGGGAACTCGCGGACCAGATGGGCAAGATCGCCGGGCTGTTCAAAATCCCGATCCCTCAGATCGGGCGGCTCGCCGACACCATCAACTACCTAGACGATAACGCGATCAGCAAGGGCGGCGACATCATCGACTTCCTGACGCGCACGGGTGGCGTCGCGGGCTCGATCAAGATCACCGGGCAGCAGATGGCCGCCCTCGGTTCGACCTTGCTGACATTGGGCGAGAAGTCCAGCACGGCATCAACAGCCACGAGCGCGATGCTCCAGAAGCTCGCCGCCGCAGACAAGGGCACCAAGAAATTCAAGCAGGCCATGAAGGACATTGGCCTCTCGGTTTCTGCGGTGCAGAAGGGGATGCAGACCGATGCGCAGGGCACGGTGCTCAAGGTGCTCGAGGCCGTCCAGAAATTGCCGAGCACCAAGCGCCTCGGCATCCTGACCGACCTCTTTGGACTGGAGCACTCCGACACCATTGCCAAGCTAGTCTCAGGCATCGGGGAGTACCGCAAGCAGATTGAATGGGCGACCAGTGACGCCTCGCGCGGCTCGATGGAAAAGGAATTCTCCGCACTGCTCCAGACGACAAACGCGCAGTGGCAGATCACGAAGAACACGATCAGCGAGCTGTCGGTTAACATCGGCAGCGTCCTCCTGCCGACCTTGAACAGCATCCTCGGCGTGATCCGGGATGTGACGACCGCGCTTGCGTCCTTCACGAAAGAGCACCCGATCCTGACCGGCGTGGTGGCAGACTTCGCGGGCGGCGCGATCGGACTGGTGGCGGCGCTCGGCGCTGCAAAACTCGCGATCGGCGCGTGCACTTATGCTGTTGGCGGCCTGACGACCGCCATGCTCGCCAATCCTGTCGGGATGATCGTGGCGGCAGTCGTTGCGCTCGGTTTCGCCGCGTATGAGGTCTACAAGCACTGGGACACCATCAAGGCGTATCTGTCCGAGACTTGGGAAACGATCAAG includes the following:
- a CDS encoding phage major tail tube protein; translation: MAARDVRKNINLFVDGRGYAGQIEEFNPPKLTLQTEEFRAGGMDAPIELTMGMEKLECDFSLVSYDRDVLSLFGVAEGAQVPFVAREALESFDGTVTPVVHTMRGKIREIDPGTSKAGDKPSLKVTVALTYYKLEHGGKVVHEIDVENMVRTINGTDALAAIRGAIGL
- a CDS encoding phage tail assembly protein is translated as MIEGSVSIELSRPLDISGAKVSVLQMREPTVEDQLVADKMGGDNRQTEIVLFANLCGVTPDDIKHMSLRDYRKVQQAFMGFIN
- a CDS encoding phage tail tape measure protein, producing the protein MADKKFSALVTIGGTVASSLLSSIGQTQGKVRDLGAELRELKARQSDLGKAMSQNPGSGIEEATRQYAELGQQIDRTRTKIERLRTAQDRLARGKAMMASGSIMIGSAMASAATLGAPVMQAAEFETAMLGVAKQVEGARDENGKLTDVYYNMRGEIQKLAREIPTATNDIADMVAAGARMGVARDELIGFTRTAAMMSAAFELPAGELADQMGKIAGLFKIPIPQIGRLADTINYLDDNAISKGGDIIDFLTRTGGVAGSIKITGQQMAALGSTLLTLGEKSSTASTATSAMLQKLAAADKGTKKFKQAMKDIGLSVSAVQKGMQTDAQGTVLKVLEAVQKLPSTKRLGILTDLFGLEHSDTIAKLVSGIGEYRKQIEWATSDASRGSMEKEFSALLQTTNAQWQITKNTISELSVNIGSVLLPTLNSILGVIRDVTTALASFTKEHPILTGVVADFAGGAIGLVAALGAAKLAIGACTYAVGGLTTAMLANPVGMIVAAVVALGFAAYEVYKHWDTIKAYLSETWETIKKNVGAAWDSITSGVTVVVDKVKGAWDGFKTWFSSLWDSIVASVLEKIQPVIDFVRDPIGTIKTGVGNLVGGAVDKLRSLPGFGNMPPRKPAETRQAAAERNAAAVPALPGLASRYGTTNNTQNINVNVQQQPGQSASELADAIVRRMQNDQRRRSGALMFDPAAG